In Granulicella cerasi, the following proteins share a genomic window:
- the murI gene encoding glutamate racemase, translating to MSPRTTIGVFDSGFGGLTVLRALLPLVPNAHYIYLGDTARLPYGAKSQTTIARYAVESAKFLEDNGADRLVIACNTATALALPDITDHVGIPVTGVIAPGAQAALAAATNTDILVLATAATVASHAYRDVAATFGLQAHEKACPLLVPLVEEGWTQHPVLFDVLRIYLREALDEMRALGQTPSAVLLGCTHYPLIAGPVAELLRELGSDARVVDSADATARAVTAAMNLPAATTTADATFNCYATDSVEKFARLGSLFLQREIAEVQLLDLGG from the coding sequence ATGTCTCCACGCACCACCATTGGCGTCTTCGACTCCGGCTTCGGCGGCCTCACCGTTTTGCGCGCTCTGCTGCCGCTCGTGCCGAACGCCCACTACATCTACCTCGGCGACACCGCACGTCTGCCCTACGGCGCCAAATCGCAGACCACCATCGCGCGCTATGCCGTAGAGAGCGCAAAGTTCCTCGAGGACAATGGCGCTGATCGCCTCGTCATCGCCTGCAACACCGCCACCGCGCTCGCTCTGCCCGACATCACCGACCACGTCGGCATCCCCGTCACGGGCGTCATCGCGCCCGGCGCACAGGCGGCTCTCGCAGCGGCGACGAACACGGACATCCTCGTCCTCGCCACCGCCGCCACCGTCGCCTCGCACGCTTACCGCGACGTCGCCGCGACCTTCGGCCTGCAAGCCCACGAGAAGGCCTGCCCGCTCCTCGTACCGCTGGTCGAAGAAGGCTGGACACAACACCCCGTCCTCTTCGACGTCCTCCGGATCTACCTGCGCGAAGCCCTCGACGAGATGCGCGCGCTCGGCCAGACGCCTTCGGCGGTTCTACTCGGCTGCACGCACTATCCGCTCATCGCCGGCCCCGTCGCCGAACTCCTCCGCGAACTCGGCTCCGACGCCAGGGTCGTAGACTCTGCCGACGCCACAGCCCGCGCGGTCACGGCAGCGATGAACCTGCCAGCCGCCACCACGACCGCCGACGCCACCTTCAACTGCTACGCCACCGACTCCGTCGAAAAATTCGCTCGCCTCGGCAGCCTCTTCCTCCAGCGCGAGATCGCCGAAGTGCAACTGCTCGACCTCGGCGGCTAA
- a CDS encoding TetR/AcrR family transcriptional regulator — translation MEGDTAKRIIQVAHDLLAERGFSAFSFADIAEAVGIRKASIHHHFPTKTALVVTVLEQHRQRMEEGHAALDQHFASPAERLQKYVAHWEVCIRKQTEPICIAALLGAELPGLPEEVQAAVGEHFKCLRQWISKNLKLGTRQEIFKLQDSADIEAEMLMASVHGAMITARVNHSSTLFRQLTQSALRRITQS, via the coding sequence ATGGAAGGCGATACCGCAAAACGCATCATTCAGGTGGCCCACGATCTGCTCGCTGAGCGCGGCTTCTCCGCATTCAGCTTTGCCGACATCGCTGAAGCTGTCGGCATCCGCAAAGCCAGTATCCATCACCACTTCCCGACCAAGACCGCACTGGTGGTCACGGTACTCGAACAGCATCGCCAGCGCATGGAAGAGGGCCACGCGGCACTGGATCAGCACTTCGCCTCCCCTGCAGAACGCCTGCAGAAGTACGTCGCCCACTGGGAAGTCTGCATTCGCAAGCAGACTGAACCGATCTGCATCGCCGCACTCCTCGGAGCAGAACTCCCAGGCCTTCCCGAAGAGGTACAGGCAGCCGTCGGCGAACACTTCAAGTGTCTCCGCCAATGGATCTCGAAGAACCTGAAGCTAGGCACCAGGCAAGAAATCTTCAAGCTGCAGGACTCCGCCGATATCGAAGCCGAGATGCTCATGGCCTCGGTGCATGGCGCGATGATCACAGCCCGCGTCAACCACTCGAGCACACTCTTCCGCCAACTCACACAGAGCGCACTCCGTCGTATCACTCAGTCTTAA
- a CDS encoding GerMN domain-containing protein, which translates to MISRHQRILFWLLVLAIFGMGAWLWHVHQRERDRMHAIANDNTPLDAPYSGSESITFALADDEGGTITNTPRMIAMPTEVTARARALLDDLVNIYSQPASKHPLPSGVAVDGVFLIPLPVVGHALDPKAPASPTGEHDATMLVPAAPDSPRAENPGGVLAVINLRSQFVNSHPSGVEVENLTLLSILGTLHANIPQIEQVRFLVDGQPRETLAGHVDMLRQYPTRDTASTPAPEN; encoded by the coding sequence ATGATCAGCCGCCATCAACGCATCCTTTTCTGGCTGCTCGTGCTCGCCATCTTTGGCATGGGCGCCTGGCTGTGGCACGTGCATCAGCGTGAACGCGATCGCATGCACGCCATCGCCAATGACAACACGCCGCTTGACGCGCCCTACTCCGGCTCCGAGTCCATCACCTTCGCGCTCGCCGACGACGAAGGCGGCACCATCACCAACACGCCGCGCATGATCGCGATGCCGACCGAAGTTACCGCTCGCGCTCGCGCACTGCTCGACGACCTCGTCAACATCTACTCGCAGCCTGCGTCCAAGCATCCGTTGCCCTCGGGCGTCGCCGTGGACGGCGTCTTCCTCATCCCGCTGCCGGTCGTCGGCCACGCGCTTGATCCCAAGGCTCCCGCGTCGCCCACCGGCGAGCATGACGCCACGATGCTCGTTCCCGCCGCGCCCGATTCCCCGCGCGCCGAAAACCCCGGCGGTGTTCTCGCGGTCATCAACCTGCGCAGCCAGTTCGTGAACTCGCATCCATCGGGTGTTGAGGTCGAAAATCTCACGCTGCTCTCGATCCTCGGCACTCTCCACGCCAACATCCCGCAGATCGAACAGGTGCGCTTCCTCGTCGACGGCCAGCCTCGCGAAACACTCGCAGGCCACGTGGACATGCTCCGCCAATACCCCACGCGCGACACCGCTTCGACGCCTGCCCCGGAAAACTAA
- the ypfJ gene encoding KPN_02809 family neutral zinc metallopeptidase encodes MDWQSGDMSSDVEDRRGESGGGGGGFGFGGGGLGIVGFLVLLVISAVTGRNFIGGYLHGGGGSSAPVAQRARTPESSQAEDRDAHLISWTLDDVQKTWTQIFEQKGKTYRHAKLVMFRDQTYSGCGTAESSTGPFYCPADQKVYIDLGFWDELKKFGGSTADFAQAYVVGHELGHHVQNLLGTESKVQRLMQEEPSEKNHLSVDLELQADCYAGVWGHSLQQRGKINADDVKSALSAAAAVGDDHLQKMSGRAVSPESWTHGSSAQRETWFKRGFESGDPGQCNTFGGKSSN; translated from the coding sequence ATGGATTGGCAATCTGGCGATATGAGCAGCGACGTTGAAGATCGTCGCGGCGAAAGTGGCGGCGGCGGTGGTGGCTTTGGGTTTGGCGGCGGAGGCCTCGGCATCGTCGGCTTCCTCGTGCTGCTGGTGATCAGCGCGGTGACAGGCCGCAACTTCATAGGTGGCTATCTGCATGGTGGTGGCGGATCGAGCGCGCCCGTGGCGCAGCGTGCGCGCACGCCGGAGTCCTCGCAGGCGGAGGATCGCGATGCGCATCTGATCTCGTGGACGCTAGACGATGTGCAGAAGACGTGGACGCAGATCTTCGAGCAGAAGGGCAAGACGTATCGGCACGCCAAGCTGGTGATGTTCCGCGACCAGACATACTCAGGCTGTGGCACGGCGGAGTCGTCGACAGGGCCGTTCTACTGTCCGGCGGACCAGAAGGTGTACATCGATCTCGGTTTCTGGGATGAGTTGAAGAAGTTTGGCGGCAGCACGGCGGACTTCGCGCAGGCATATGTGGTCGGGCACGAGCTGGGGCATCATGTGCAGAACCTGCTGGGCACCGAGAGCAAGGTGCAGCGTTTGATGCAGGAGGAGCCGAGTGAGAAGAATCATCTCTCGGTGGACCTGGAGCTACAGGCGGATTGCTATGCCGGCGTGTGGGGGCATTCGCTGCAACAGCGCGGCAAGATCAACGCGGATGATGTGAAGTCGGCGTTGAGTGCAGCGGCCGCGGTGGGCGACGATCATCTGCAGAAGATGAGCGGGCGTGCGGTGAGTCCGGAGTCGTGGACGCATGGCTCTAGCGCGCAGCGCGAGACGTGGTTTAAGCGTGGGTTTGAAAGCGGCGACCCGGGGCAGTGCAATACATTTGGCGGGAAGTCGTCGAACTAG
- a CDS encoding APC family permease produces the protein MLTTRHATAMVVGIIIGSGIFLVPREMMAAAGSSSMVYAVWIVGGLLSLFGAMSYAELAAMKPRVGGEYAFLHDAYGPLTAFLYTWTWTTIAKPASIASIAAALMRVLGNFHTFAFLNTPAFAHLAWSQIAAILATWLITLLNVVSTRDSANLQTVLTWLKISIIVVVAVVCFSAIHTGSLHNFASHYNAARGGFAGFMVALIAALWAYDGWSDVTQMAGEVREPQRALPLALIGGVATVGLLYMLTNAAIQYVLPAATIAVSDRPTTDALLRIAGPLGAGLVAIGMAISIGSTFIGSSLSGARVPFAAAQDRLFPAALAAIHPRFRTPYASLILQAVLSSLLLLALGRFQALFSLAIFSEWLFYALTTAAVFVFRFREPNTPRPYRVTGYPFVPAAFIAAALVLLVFSFHDQPTASSYGLGVILLGIPIHYLAKSRAD, from the coding sequence GTGCTCACCACGCGACACGCCACGGCCATGGTGGTCGGCATCATCATCGGCTCAGGCATCTTCCTCGTGCCGCGCGAGATGATGGCCGCCGCAGGCAGCTCGTCCATGGTCTACGCCGTGTGGATCGTCGGCGGCCTGCTCTCACTCTTCGGCGCCATGAGCTACGCCGAACTCGCTGCGATGAAGCCCCGCGTGGGCGGCGAATACGCCTTCCTCCACGACGCCTACGGCCCACTCACCGCGTTCCTCTACACCTGGACGTGGACGACCATCGCGAAGCCCGCATCGATCGCCTCCATCGCCGCCGCGCTCATGCGCGTGCTCGGCAACTTCCACACCTTCGCCTTCCTGAACACGCCAGCCTTCGCGCATCTCGCGTGGTCGCAGATCGCGGCCATCCTCGCCACATGGCTCATCACACTGCTCAATGTCGTCAGCACACGCGACTCCGCCAATCTGCAAACAGTACTCACGTGGCTGAAGATCTCCATCATTGTCGTCGTGGCCGTCGTCTGCTTCAGCGCCATCCACACCGGCTCGCTGCACAACTTCGCCTCGCACTACAACGCTGCTCGCGGAGGCTTCGCCGGCTTCATGGTCGCGCTCATCGCCGCGCTGTGGGCCTACGACGGCTGGAGCGACGTGACGCAAATGGCCGGTGAAGTCCGCGAGCCGCAACGCGCTCTTCCGCTGGCGCTCATCGGAGGCGTTGCCACCGTCGGCCTGCTCTACATGCTCACCAACGCAGCCATCCAGTACGTGCTGCCCGCCGCAACCATCGCGGTCTCCGACCGTCCCACCACCGACGCGCTGCTCCGCATCGCCGGTCCGCTCGGCGCAGGACTCGTCGCCATCGGCATGGCCATCAGCATCGGCTCTACCTTCATTGGAAGCTCGCTCTCCGGCGCACGCGTGCCCTTTGCCGCCGCTCAGGATCGTCTCTTCCCTGCAGCTCTCGCCGCCATTCATCCGCGCTTTCGCACACCGTACGCGAGCCTCATTCTGCAAGCCGTGCTCAGCTCGCTTCTACTACTCGCACTCGGTCGTTTTCAAGCACTGTTCTCGCTTGCCATCTTCTCGGAGTGGCTCTTCTACGCGCTCACCACCGCTGCGGTTTTCGTCTTCCGCTTTCGAGAGCCGAACACGCCGCGCCCGTATCGAGTGACGGGCTACCCCTTCGTGCCTGCGGCCTTCATCGCAGCCGCGCTGGTGCTGCTCGTCTTCAGCTTCCACGACCAGCCGACCGCCTCCAGCTACGGCCTCGGCGTCATCCTGCTCGGGATCCCCATCCACTACCTCGCGAAGAGCCGCGCTGACTAG
- the ispG gene encoding flavodoxin-dependent (E)-4-hydroxy-3-methylbut-2-enyl-diphosphate synthase, translating to MPPTVRRQSVTVNVGGVRVGSAAPVVVQSMTNTDTADVESTVQQIAALARAGSEIVRITVNNEEAAQAVPHIVEGIREKGWDTPIVGDFHYNGHILLRKVPECARALSKYRINPGNVSIGRKDDDNFRTMVECAVEYQKPVRIGVNWGSLDQALLTKMMDENQKSATPKDTRDVMLETMVRSALDNAEAAERYGLRRDQIILSAKVSNVRDLIDVNTELARRTDHSIHLGLTEAGMGMKGVVASAAGLSPLLLAGIGDTIRVSLTPEPGAPRTEEVRCAQQILQSLAIRSFMPQVTSCPGCGRTTSTYFQELAQRIQNYLGESMPEWKKLYPGVEELKLAVMGCIVNGPGESKHANIGISLPGTFEEPKAPVYIDGKLAMTLKGDHIVEEFQVILDEYVQKRYGKQLVEA from the coding sequence ATGCCTCCTACCGTTCGCCGCCAATCCGTAACCGTCAACGTGGGCGGAGTCCGCGTCGGCTCTGCAGCTCCGGTCGTCGTGCAGTCGATGACCAATACTGACACCGCCGACGTCGAATCCACCGTCCAACAGATCGCCGCTCTCGCCCGTGCAGGCTCGGAGATCGTGCGCATCACGGTGAACAACGAGGAGGCCGCGCAGGCCGTCCCGCACATCGTCGAAGGCATCCGCGAAAAGGGCTGGGACACGCCCATCGTCGGCGACTTCCACTACAACGGCCACATCCTGCTGCGTAAGGTTCCCGAGTGCGCCCGCGCGCTTTCGAAGTACCGCATCAACCCCGGCAATGTTTCGATCGGACGCAAGGACGACGACAACTTCCGCACCATGGTCGAGTGCGCCGTCGAGTATCAGAAGCCCGTACGCATCGGCGTCAACTGGGGATCGCTCGACCAGGCCCTGCTCACCAAGATGATGGACGAAAACCAGAAGTCCGCCACGCCGAAGGACACCCGCGACGTGATGCTCGAGACCATGGTTCGCTCCGCGCTCGACAACGCCGAAGCCGCCGAGCGTTATGGCCTCCGCCGCGACCAGATCATCCTCTCCGCGAAGGTCTCGAACGTCCGCGACCTCATCGACGTGAACACTGAACTCGCGCGCCGCACCGATCACTCCATCCACCTCGGCCTCACCGAAGCAGGCATGGGCATGAAGGGCGTTGTGGCCTCGGCCGCTGGCCTCTCGCCGCTGCTGCTCGCAGGCATCGGCGACACCATCCGCGTTTCGCTCACGCCGGAGCCTGGCGCACCGCGCACCGAAGAAGTCCGCTGCGCCCAGCAAATCCTGCAGTCGCTTGCGATCCGCAGCTTCATGCCGCAGGTCACAAGCTGCCCCGGTTGCGGCCGCACCACGAGCACCTACTTCCAGGAACTCGCGCAGCGCATCCAGAACTACCTCGGCGAGTCTATGCCTGAGTGGAAGAAGCTCTACCCCGGCGTCGAAGAGCTCAAGCTCGCCGTCATGGGCTGCATCGTGAACGGCCCCGGCGAGTCCAAGCATGCCAACATCGGCATCTCGCTCCCCGGCACCTTCGAAGAACCCAAGGCCCCGGTCTACATCGACGGCAAGCTCGCGATGACGCTCAAGGGCGATCACATCGTCGAAGAGTTCCAGGTCATCCTCGACGAGTACGTCCAGAAGCGCTACGGCAAGCAACTCGTCGAAGCCTAG
- a CDS encoding ArnT family glycosyltransferase, with protein MSTANASTTYVRGHDLELAKALRLAVIFAIVRLLFQFALTLWTTHLGYGYFRDEFYYIACGRHLAWGYVDHGPVVAVQARLGELLFGDSVFGIRVLSAAAGTVMIFLTGILTWAFGGKRPAQGLAMLAVFLAPGFIGVDGYLSMNSFEPVFWMTSLLAIILVLQGRNPRLWWTVYGISSGLGLLNKPSMTFFLVTLGIGLLCTPQRRVLFTRWAALGIVLSLVIAAPNVVWQIHNHWPTLEFLRNGQKHGKNLVFPFPQFLLGQLLQLHPVNALVWLTGVVALLRAKSVKNMRWLGIAFLIFLPLMWKLHAKDYYLEPFYPALFAAGGVAWEHRNAARRLVAEGRVFALPILESLLVVLILPSLPMASPILPPMTWVRYADVTHFRPKPQESGHEAILPQFYADRFGWNNEVDLVLQAYQRLTPQEQQHVCIFASNYGEAGAIDFLGKQREPSLPPAISGHNSYWTWGMHGCDDNIVIALVGDTPEELHVKYSDVQLIGVTSDPLAMPFELHQNVYLLKHRQPSAPLDWHDERFYY; from the coding sequence ATGTCTACAGCCAACGCATCGACGACCTACGTTCGCGGCCACGACCTCGAGCTCGCCAAAGCCCTCCGCCTCGCCGTCATCTTCGCCATCGTGCGCCTGCTCTTCCAGTTCGCGCTCACGCTGTGGACGACGCACCTCGGCTACGGCTACTTCCGCGACGAGTTCTATTACATCGCCTGCGGTCGCCACCTTGCCTGGGGATACGTAGACCACGGCCCCGTCGTCGCCGTGCAGGCGCGTCTCGGCGAACTGCTCTTCGGCGACTCCGTCTTCGGCATCCGCGTGCTCTCCGCCGCGGCCGGCACGGTGATGATCTTCCTCACCGGCATCCTCACCTGGGCCTTCGGTGGCAAACGCCCCGCGCAAGGTCTCGCGATGCTCGCAGTCTTCCTCGCGCCCGGCTTCATTGGCGTCGACGGCTACCTCTCCATGAACTCCTTCGAGCCGGTCTTCTGGATGACCTCGCTGCTCGCGATAATCCTCGTGCTGCAAGGCCGCAACCCACGCCTCTGGTGGACGGTCTACGGCATCAGCTCCGGCCTCGGCTTGCTCAACAAGCCGTCGATGACCTTCTTCCTCGTCACGCTCGGCATCGGCTTACTCTGCACGCCGCAACGCCGCGTGCTCTTCACGCGCTGGGCCGCGCTCGGCATCGTGCTTAGCCTCGTCATCGCCGCGCCGAACGTCGTGTGGCAGATCCACAACCACTGGCCCACGCTCGAGTTCCTGCGCAACGGCCAGAAGCACGGCAAGAACCTCGTCTTCCCCTTCCCGCAATTCCTGCTGGGCCAGCTTCTGCAACTGCATCCGGTGAACGCGCTCGTGTGGCTCACCGGCGTCGTCGCGTTGCTGCGCGCGAAGTCCGTAAAGAACATGCGCTGGCTTGGCATCGCGTTCCTCATCTTCCTGCCGCTCATGTGGAAGCTGCACGCGAAGGACTACTACCTCGAGCCGTTTTACCCCGCGCTCTTCGCCGCCGGTGGCGTCGCGTGGGAGCACCGCAACGCTGCACGCCGTCTCGTCGCAGAGGGCCGCGTCTTCGCTCTGCCCATCCTCGAGAGCCTGCTCGTCGTCCTCATCCTGCCATCGCTGCCGATGGCCTCGCCCATCCTGCCGCCCATGACGTGGGTCCGCTACGCCGACGTCACGCACTTCCGCCCCAAGCCGCAGGAGAGCGGCCACGAAGCCATCCTGCCGCAGTTCTACGCCGACCGCTTCGGCTGGAACAACGAGGTCGACCTCGTCCTGCAGGCGTACCAACGTCTCACGCCGCAAGAGCAGCAGCACGTCTGCATCTTCGCCAGCAACTACGGCGAAGCCGGCGCGATTGACTTCCTCGGCAAGCAGCGCGAGCCCTCGCTGCCGCCGGCGATCTCCGGCCACAACAGCTACTGGACCTGGGGCATGCACGGCTGTGACGACAACATCGTCATCGCCCTCGTCGGCGACACGCCCGAAGAGCTCCACGTGAAGTACAGCGACGTGCAACTCATCGGCGTCACCAGCGACCCGCTCGCCATGCCTTTCGAGCTCCACCAGAACGTCTACCTGCTCAAGCATCGACAGCCCAGCGCTCCACTCGACTGGCACGACGAACGCTTCTACTACTAG
- a CDS encoding EVE domain-containing protein, with product MPYLLKSEPDKYSYDDLLRDGETIWDGIKNPQALITLRNMKKGEKAIIYHSNVGKAAIGTATVVSVEIDPADGKTPLVKLKAGKRLKREKPLAEIRDAGVFQGSIMFRQFRLSVVPLTDEQYDWLIHG from the coding sequence ATGCCTTACCTGTTGAAGTCCGAACCGGACAAGTACTCCTACGACGATCTGCTCCGCGATGGCGAAACCATCTGGGACGGCATCAAGAACCCGCAGGCGCTCATCACGCTCCGCAACATGAAAAAGGGCGAGAAGGCGATCATCTACCACTCGAACGTCGGCAAAGCCGCCATCGGCACCGCGACCGTCGTCAGCGTAGAGATCGACCCCGCGGACGGGAAAACGCCGCTCGTGAAGCTGAAGGCCGGCAAGCGCCTGAAGCGCGAAAAGCCGCTCGCCGAAATCCGTGACGCCGGCGTCTTCCAGGGCTCCATCATGTTCCGCCAGTTCCGCCTGTCGGTCGTGCCGCTCACGGATGAGCAGTACGACTGGCTGATCCACGGCTAA
- the rsmA gene encoding 16S rRNA (adenine(1518)-N(6)/adenine(1519)-N(6))-dimethyltransferase RsmA, with the protein MPTGGPPQTPPQSDTLVPVKKPKLGQNFLVDNNACLRIADALGDVSQRTVVEIGPGHGAITKLLAPRCARLHLIEFDPALVRELTFHFRDTPHVTVHHADILQTDLAPLRTDDQSLDVVGNLPYYITSDILLHLFAAARENVVRRAVVMMQREVADRIASPPGHSEYGALSAFTQLHAHVANLFVLPPAAFDPPPDVYSTVLRLEFAPRFAELCVEPESFNKFLRAGFAQKRKTLSNNLRNANYTAAQLEAAWPEELSKTIRAEAATLEQMATLYKALA; encoded by the coding sequence ATGCCGACGGGTGGGCCGCCACAGACCCCACCACAAAGCGATACCCTAGTACCTGTGAAGAAACCCAAGCTCGGCCAAAACTTCCTCGTGGACAACAACGCCTGCCTCCGCATCGCCGACGCTCTCGGCGACGTAAGCCAGCGCACCGTCGTCGAAATCGGCCCGGGCCACGGAGCCATCACCAAGCTGCTCGCGCCCCGCTGCGCACGCCTGCATCTCATCGAGTTCGACCCCGCGCTCGTGCGCGAACTCACTTTCCACTTCCGCGACACGCCGCACGTCACCGTGCATCACGCGGACATCCTGCAGACCGACCTTGCGCCTCTGCGCACAGATGATCAATCGCTCGACGTCGTCGGAAATCTGCCCTACTACATCACCTCGGACATCCTGCTACACCTCTTCGCGGCCGCGAGAGAGAACGTCGTCCGCCGCGCCGTCGTCATGATGCAGCGCGAAGTCGCCGACCGCATCGCGTCGCCTCCGGGTCACAGCGAGTACGGCGCGCTCAGCGCATTCACGCAGCTCCACGCGCACGTCGCGAACCTCTTCGTGCTGCCTCCGGCCGCGTTCGACCCGCCACCCGACGTCTACTCGACCGTACTGCGTCTCGAATTCGCTCCACGTTTTGCCGAGCTTTGCGTCGAGCCCGAAAGCTTCAACAAGTTTCTCCGCGCAGGCTTCGCGCAGAAGCGCAAGACGCTCTCGAACAATCTGCGCAACGCGAACTACACCGCGGCACAACTCGAAGCCGCATGGCCTGAAGAGTTGTCGAAGACGATCCGCGCAGAAGCCGCCACGCTGGAGCAAATGGCAACGCTCTACAAGGCACTAGCCTAA
- the ruvC gene encoding crossover junction endodeoxyribonuclease RuvC produces MRVFGIDCGTEFTGYGVVEVDERARTPKLKYLCAGAVKLNKKDRTHTRLAQVYAELMTLIAEWSPEVVAIEDVFFSANAKSALKLGQVRGVALLAAANCGKPIAEYAPLAVKSAVVGYGLAKKEQVQYMVTRLLELAVAPEPFDACDALAIAICHIHNAQTQEALRR; encoded by the coding sequence ATGCGTGTCTTTGGGATTGATTGCGGAACGGAGTTCACCGGCTACGGCGTAGTCGAGGTAGATGAGCGCGCGCGCACGCCGAAGCTGAAGTATCTTTGCGCCGGCGCGGTCAAGCTCAACAAGAAAGACCGCACGCATACACGGCTTGCGCAGGTGTACGCCGAGCTGATGACGTTGATCGCCGAGTGGTCGCCGGAGGTGGTGGCGATCGAGGATGTGTTCTTCTCGGCGAATGCGAAGTCGGCGCTGAAGCTGGGGCAGGTGCGTGGCGTGGCTCTGTTGGCTGCAGCCAACTGCGGCAAGCCGATTGCCGAGTATGCTCCGCTGGCGGTGAAGAGCGCCGTGGTGGGCTACGGGCTGGCGAAGAAGGAGCAGGTGCAGTACATGGTGACGAGGCTGCTCGAGCTTGCGGTGGCGCCGGAGCCGTTCGACGCCTGTGATGCGCTCGCGATTGCGATCTGCCACATTCACAATGCGCAGACGCAGGAAGCGTTGCGACGGTAA
- a CDS encoding N-acetylmuramoyl-L-alanine amidase family protein: MKPSTHLVFALALATLPAAGRAQKTATPQTPATLTPEQIRELHAPREAAPLVHPLAKKPTTTTPATTSTAPKAAASPTAAKPAAAKPIVAAGAPAAKAQAEKPQAAKPQAAKPQATTPQVTTPAVIPAPAAKPVAAKPTAPPQPVGPPPTIFAPFNRSAIVLDASHGGQDVGARLADNLLEKDVTLAFAQRLRSLLQARGFTVVLTRESDSLTTDTNPAPLTLDSRAGIANHARPAACLLLHATGSGHGMHLYTSELAPTNGELPTPQWLTAQSAWVSQSKTLADNFKESLTRAKVPLVESTASIRPVDSLTCPAVVLELAPKSTGDAASISDSEYQQRVAESVAGVLTLWRNQVQPPAHLNPEPTLSKGLVSQ, from the coding sequence TTGAAGCCTTCAACCCATCTGGTTTTCGCCCTTGCGCTGGCTACTCTGCCAGCCGCCGGACGCGCGCAAAAAACCGCCACGCCGCAGACCCCGGCGACGCTGACTCCCGAGCAAATCCGCGAGCTGCACGCCCCGCGCGAAGCCGCTCCGCTCGTGCATCCGCTGGCGAAAAAGCCGACAACGACCACGCCAGCGACGACGAGTACCGCGCCAAAAGCAGCAGCCTCACCCACGGCCGCTAAGCCAGCGGCTGCAAAGCCCATCGTCGCGGCCGGCGCCCCCGCCGCGAAGGCGCAAGCCGAAAAGCCGCAAGCCGCAAAGCCGCAAGCCGCAAAGCCACAAGCGACAACGCCGCAAGTGACGACGCCAGCCGTCATCCCTGCACCTGCGGCGAAGCCCGTCGCCGCGAAGCCCACAGCGCCACCACAACCTGTCGGCCCGCCGCCAACCATCTTCGCGCCGTTCAACCGAAGCGCCATTGTGCTCGATGCCTCGCATGGCGGTCAGGACGTCGGAGCGCGTCTCGCCGACAACCTGCTCGAGAAAGACGTCACGCTCGCCTTCGCACAACGACTGCGCTCGCTGCTGCAGGCCCGCGGCTTCACCGTCGTTCTCACCCGCGAAAGCGATTCGCTGACCACGGACACGAACCCCGCGCCTCTCACGCTCGACAGCCGCGCGGGCATCGCGAACCACGCACGCCCTGCGGCCTGCCTGCTGCTGCACGCTACCGGCTCCGGCCACGGTATGCACCTCTACACCTCGGAGCTCGCGCCCACCAACGGCGAGCTGCCCACGCCGCAATGGCTCACCGCGCAGTCCGCCTGGGTGTCGCAGAGCAAGACGCTGGCCGACAACTTCAAGGAATCGCTGACGCGCGCCAAGGTGCCGCTCGTCGAGTCCACCGCGAGCATCCGCCCCGTCGATTCGCTCACCTGCCCCGCAGTGGTTCTTGAGCTCGCGCCGAAGTCCACCGGCGACGCCGCCTCCATCTCCGACTCCGAGTATCAGCAACGCGTTGCTGAATCCGTCGCCGGGGTCCTGACGCTCTGGCGCAATCAGGTGCAGCCGCCCGCGCACCTCAACCCCGAGCCCACGCTCAGCAAAGGGCTGGTGTCGCAATGA